Part of the Drosophila kikkawai strain 14028-0561.14 chromosome 3L, DkikHiC1v2, whole genome shotgun sequence genome is shown below.
TAAAATCCCTTTAATTTCTGTTCACTTACAGTACCCAAAGGCCAAGTCAATTAGCGATGAGCGTAATGTGGCAGCAACCGGCCTTGTGAATAGCCAAGAGGTTTTTGGCCAGGCCATCATCCAGCAAGGAGCTCAATTCCGGCGGCGACGGAAATGGCTGCTTAAGTGGTGCGCATCCGGACCGGAACCACCGGCAGCTACACGGGCACACTCATCCAGCACACACTCCAACCCATCCTAGACTCAACTCATCAGCCGGATCGAGCAATGGCCAACTTGAGCTGGCTGGCCACCACAACGCAGCTGCCACTGGTTAGCACGAGCAACTGGAGCCTGACTCCGCCCGGGAGCACGAGCATCAGCCTGGGAGATGTgtctgcagcagctgcagcggcagTGGCGGCGGAGGATGACAGGACTGACGGGATCATCCACAACCAGTTTGTGCAGATCTTCTTCTATGTCCTCTACGCCACAGTCTTTGTGCTGGGGGTCTTTGGCAACGTCCTGGTCTGCTACGTGGTGCTGCGGAACCGGGCCATGCAGACGGTAACGAATATATTCATCACGAACCTGGCCCTCTCGGACATCCTGCTCTGCGTCCTGGCGGTGCCTTTTACGCCGCTCTACACGTTCATGGGTCGCTGGGCTTTTGGCAGGACCCTGTGCCATTTGGTGTCCTTCGCACAGGGCTGCAGCATCTACATATCCACCCTGACCCTGACCTCCATCGCCATAGATCGGTACTTCGTGATCATCTACCCCTTTCACCCGCGCATGAAGCTCTCCACGTGCATCGGGATCATAGTGAGCATCTGGGTGATAGCTCTCCTGGCCACTGTGCCCTACGGCATGTACATGAAGATGACCAATGAGCTGGTGAATGGTACTCAGGGCGGCAATGAGACGTTGTCGGAGGCGGCGCTCATGCTGAATGGGAGCTATGTGGCCCAGGGATCGGGATTCATCGAGGCGCCAGATGCCACCTCAGCGGCCGAGGCTTACAGGCAGGTAATGACTGGCGGGATGACGGGTCCGGAGATGCCATACGTAGGGGTATACTGCGAGGAGAACTGGCCATCGGAGCAGTATCGGAAGGTGTTTGGCGCCATCACCACTACGCTGCAGTTCGTGCTGCCCTTCTTCATCATCTCCATCTGCTATGTGTGGATCTCCGTGAAGCTGAACCAGCGGGCCAGGGCCAAGC
Proteins encoded:
- the sNPF-R gene encoding prolactin-releasing peptide receptor, producing MANLSWLATTTQLPLVSTSNWSLTPPGSTSISLGDVSAAAAAAVAAEDDRTDGIIHNQFVQIFFYVLYATVFVLGVFGNVLVCYVVLRNRAMQTVTNIFITNLALSDILLCVLAVPFTPLYTFMGRWAFGRTLCHLVSFAQGCSIYISTLTLTSIAIDRYFVIIYPFHPRMKLSTCIGIIVSIWVIALLATVPYGMYMKMTNELVNGTQGGNETLSEAALMLNGSYVAQGSGFIEAPDATSAAEAYRQVMTGGMTGPEMPYVGVYCEENWPSEQYRKVFGAITTTLQFVLPFFIISICYVWISVKLNQRARAKPGSKSSRREEADRDRKKRTNRMLIAMVGVFGLSWLPINVVNIFDDFDDKSNEWRFYILFFFVAHSIAMSSTCYNPFLYAWLNENFRKEFKHVLPCFNPSNNNIINITRGYNRSDRNTCGPRLHHGKGEGGLGGGGSLDADDQDENGITQETCLPKEKLLIIPREPTYGNGTGAVSPILSGRGINAALVHGGEHQMHQLQPTHHQQVERNRRIRRRTDETDGDYLDSGDEQTVEVRFSETPFVSTDNTTGISILETSTSQCQDSDVMLELGTGVCGGGGAAPGRRFN